One genomic segment of Pseudomonas chlororaphis subsp. aurantiaca includes these proteins:
- a CDS encoding glutathione S-transferase family protein, giving the protein MIDLYTAATPNGHKVSIVLEELGLPYTVHALSFDKKEQKAPGFLKINPNGRIPAIVDRTNGDFAVFESGAILLYLAELTGQLLPSDPKGRSRVIQWLMFQMGGIGPMQGQANVFFRYFPEKLQGAIDRYQHETRRLYEVLDTRLQEVEFLAGDYSIADIATFPWVRGHEWSGVPVEGLTALQRWMATLEARPAVQRGLLVPQRTDDASVIKGAQAMLIR; this is encoded by the coding sequence ATGATAGATCTCTACACCGCTGCGACCCCGAATGGCCACAAGGTCTCTATCGTGCTCGAGGAACTCGGCCTGCCTTATACGGTGCATGCCCTGAGTTTCGACAAGAAGGAACAAAAGGCTCCAGGCTTTCTCAAGATCAATCCCAATGGCCGGATTCCGGCGATTGTCGACCGCACCAACGGCGATTTCGCCGTGTTCGAGTCCGGCGCGATTCTCCTCTACCTGGCTGAACTCACTGGGCAACTGCTGCCGAGCGATCCCAAGGGCCGCTCCCGGGTCATCCAGTGGCTGATGTTCCAGATGGGCGGCATCGGCCCGATGCAGGGCCAGGCCAATGTGTTCTTCCGGTACTTTCCGGAAAAACTCCAGGGCGCTATCGACCGCTACCAGCATGAAACCCGGCGCCTGTACGAGGTGCTCGACACCCGCTTGCAGGAAGTCGAATTCCTCGCCGGCGACTACAGCATTGCCGATATCGCCACCTTTCCCTGGGTGCGCGGCCATGAATGGTCCGGGGTTCCGGTGGAGGGCCTGACGGCCCTGCAACGCTGGATGGCGACCCTCGAGGCGCGACCGGCGGTGCAGCGCGGGCTGCTGGTTCCGCAGCGCACGGATGACGCCAGTGTCATCAAGGGTGCCCAGGCCATGCTGATCCGATGA